Proteins encoded within one genomic window of Raineyella fluvialis:
- a CDS encoding YhjD/YihY/BrkB family envelope integrity protein — protein sequence MKKLKDLLARAKRTPWIAHVLRMQDRFGTRLGTQFAGAITYFSVLALIPLLMVAFSGIGFTLTVVRPELLQVVDAEVARRLAGMGTALQQQISAVVARFLNNWGAIGVVGLLSGLYSAAGWAGNLKSAIRAQTRAEFDLGESRRNIVLETLINIALLLGLIVLIPVTLALANASTVLTGWVLGVLHLEAVPGAGVAVRIIGPVASIAAGWLLFVYILTVFPEKRFPFRVTAWAAVIGTVGLTLLEYLASFLVGAFTGNPAAALFGPVIVLMLFFNLFARLILYVAAWMATAVQQANPLKVQDIDAPLGILPPDDDSSDRSDATQAPSQAPTEPTSAPTQPTPAGAQPTPAVAQPSASQSASGSRYQEAMASPPGTPVVGRSTAVRAARAALRTGWVTGAAAGMGLGALLTAGTRRMSRRR from the coding sequence ATGAAGAAGTTGAAGGACCTCCTCGCCAGGGCGAAACGTACGCCCTGGATCGCCCACGTCCTGCGCATGCAGGACCGCTTCGGCACGAGACTCGGCACCCAGTTCGCCGGCGCGATCACCTACTTCTCGGTGCTGGCCCTGATCCCCCTGCTGATGGTCGCCTTCTCGGGGATCGGGTTCACCTTGACTGTCGTACGCCCCGAGCTCCTGCAGGTCGTGGATGCCGAGGTAGCGCGACGACTCGCGGGCATGGGCACCGCCTTGCAACAGCAGATCTCGGCCGTCGTCGCCCGGTTCCTCAATAACTGGGGTGCCATCGGCGTGGTCGGCCTGCTCTCCGGGCTCTACTCCGCGGCCGGGTGGGCCGGCAACCTCAAGAGCGCCATCCGCGCCCAGACCCGGGCGGAGTTCGACCTGGGGGAGTCCCGTCGCAACATCGTCCTGGAGACCCTGATCAACATCGCCCTCTTGCTGGGGCTGATCGTCCTCATCCCGGTCACGTTGGCCTTGGCGAACGCTTCCACCGTGCTCACGGGATGGGTGCTCGGCGTCCTCCACCTGGAGGCGGTCCCCGGTGCCGGCGTGGCTGTGCGGATCATCGGACCTGTGGCCTCCATCGCGGCGGGCTGGCTGTTGTTCGTCTACATCCTGACCGTCTTCCCGGAGAAGCGCTTCCCCTTCCGGGTGACGGCGTGGGCGGCCGTGATCGGGACGGTCGGCCTCACCCTGCTGGAGTATCTGGCAAGCTTCCTGGTCGGCGCCTTCACCGGCAACCCGGCGGCGGCGCTCTTCGGCCCGGTCATCGTCCTGATGCTCTTCTTCAACCTCTTCGCCCGGCTGATCCTCTACGTCGCAGCCTGGATGGCCACCGCCGTGCAACAGGCCAATCCGCTCAAGGTCCAGGACATCGACGCGCCCCTGGGCATCCTCCCGCCGGACGACGACTCGAGCGACCGGTCGGATGCGACGCAGGCGCCCAGCCAGGCACCGACGGAGCCCACGTCGGCACCCACGCAGCCCACTCCGGCAGGGGCGCAGCCTACTCCGGCAGTGGCGCAGCCCTCGGCCTCGCAGTCTGCCTCCGGGAGCCGCTATCAGGAGGCGATGGCCTCCCCGCCGGGCACGCCCGTTGTCGGTCGGAGCACAGCCGTTCGGGCGGCGCGGGCTGCCCTGCGGACCGGATGGGTCACCGGCGCCGCAGCCGGGATGGGGCTCGGAGCCCTCTTGACGGCAGGGACGCGGCGGATGTCGCGGCGCCGCTGA
- a CDS encoding MerR family transcriptional regulator, translating to MSSTTSTPTPSGEPSVAQGTLFDGDFAPVPEDVGFRGPVAAKAADITYRQLDYWARIGLVIPGVRDANGSGSARLYSFRDILMLKVIKRLLSAGVSLQQIRTAVEYLRDRGVEDLTEVTLISDGASVYECTRDDEVIDLLKGGQGMFGIAIGSVWRDVEGSLSELPAERNAGESSPAVAGDELAVRRRRRQAS from the coding sequence ATGAGCAGCACGACGAGCACCCCGACACCCTCCGGCGAGCCCTCGGTGGCACAGGGCACGCTCTTCGACGGTGACTTCGCCCCGGTCCCCGAGGACGTGGGATTCCGCGGCCCGGTGGCAGCCAAGGCCGCCGACATCACCTATCGCCAGCTCGACTACTGGGCTCGGATCGGGCTCGTCATCCCCGGGGTACGCGACGCCAATGGTTCCGGGAGTGCCCGGCTCTACAGCTTCCGCGACATCCTGATGCTGAAGGTGATCAAGCGCCTGCTCAGCGCCGGCGTCTCCCTGCAGCAGATCCGCACGGCCGTGGAGTACCTGCGGGACCGCGGCGTGGAGGACCTGACCGAGGTTACCCTGATCAGCGACGGCGCGTCCGTCTACGAGTGCACGCGTGACGACGAGGTGATCGACCTCCTCAAGGGCGGCCAGGGGATGTTCGGCATCGCCATCGGATCCGTCTGGCGCGACGTGGAGGGTTCACTGTCCGAACTGCCCGCCGAACGCAACGCTGGGGAAAGCAGCCCCGCCGTCGCGGGCGACGAACTGGCGGTGCGGCGCCGGCGTCGGCAGGCCAGCTGA
- a CDS encoding MerR family transcriptional regulator, which produces MAEARHSIGWVVKELTPEFPDLSISKIRYLETEGLLSPERAPSGYRKYTEGDVKRLHYILTMQRTHYLPLKIIREHLDQIDRGLTPPRIDTPSPAVPDPPPEPVAGPPRRVRPVDPPPAGDPPRSPQEERRRRPVRLSRAELIEKSGLAEPILAELERLLVITPRRGTHYYDQDAFAVAVAAKQLASYGIDPRHLRQIKIAADKEVGLINQATAAHTRRGSSRQTIEELTRLINVTHLAMVRSGVQRELG; this is translated from the coding sequence ATGGCCGAGGCCCGACACTCGATCGGGTGGGTGGTCAAGGAACTCACGCCCGAGTTCCCCGATCTGTCGATCTCCAAGATTCGTTACCTGGAGACCGAAGGACTGCTGAGCCCCGAGCGAGCTCCCTCCGGGTACCGCAAGTACACGGAGGGGGATGTCAAGCGCCTGCACTACATCCTGACCATGCAGCGGACGCATTACCTTCCGCTGAAGATCATCCGCGAGCATCTGGATCAGATCGATCGTGGCCTCACCCCGCCGCGGATCGACACGCCCAGCCCGGCCGTGCCCGATCCGCCGCCAGAGCCGGTCGCCGGGCCCCCGCGCCGCGTCAGGCCTGTCGATCCGCCGCCCGCCGGTGATCCACCACGTTCCCCGCAGGAGGAGCGCCGGCGCCGGCCTGTCCGGCTCAGCCGGGCCGAGTTGATCGAGAAGTCCGGCCTCGCCGAGCCGATCCTCGCCGAGCTGGAGAGGCTGTTGGTCATCACGCCACGTCGGGGGACGCACTACTACGACCAGGACGCCTTCGCGGTCGCAGTCGCCGCGAAGCAGCTCGCCAGCTACGGGATCGATCCTCGGCACCTGCGCCAGATCAAGATCGCCGCCGACAAGGAGGTCGGCCTGATCAACCAGGCGACCGCCGCGCACACCCGTCGGGGCAGCTCGCGCCAGACCATCGAGGAACTGACCCGGTTGATCAACGTCACCCACCTGGCGATGGTGCGCTCGGGGGTCCAGCGCGAACTCGGCTGA
- a CDS encoding FHA domain-containing protein, translating to MLCPSCGYENTEGSKFCSQCGEPLVALTDTTKVIPAFSDDNDVDELNSEEKAAVTALPSGSSLLVVRRGPNAGARFLLDRDEITAGRHPRSDIFLDDITVSRHHVTFLRRPEGILLRDVGSLNGTYVNRTLVDRDVVLKDGDEVQIGKFRMIYFTGGRGSR from the coding sequence ATGTTGTGCCCATCCTGCGGCTACGAGAACACCGAAGGCAGCAAGTTCTGCTCCCAGTGCGGCGAGCCCTTGGTCGCGCTGACCGATACCACCAAGGTCATTCCCGCCTTCAGCGATGACAACGACGTCGACGAGCTGAACTCGGAGGAGAAAGCGGCCGTCACCGCGCTGCCCTCCGGCTCGTCGCTGCTCGTGGTCCGGCGCGGCCCCAACGCCGGCGCGCGTTTCCTGCTCGACCGTGACGAGATCACCGCGGGACGCCATCCCCGCTCGGACATCTTCCTCGACGACATCACCGTGTCCCGCCACCATGTGACCTTCCTGCGCCGCCCCGAGGGCATCCTCCTTCGCGACGTCGGCAGCCTGAACGGGACGTACGTCAACCGGACCCTGGTCGACCGTGACGTCGTGCTCAAGGACGGCGACGAGGTGCAGATCGGCAAGTTCCGGATGATCTACTTCACCGGCGGACGCGGCTCCCGCTGA
- the gcvH gene encoding glycine cleavage system protein GcvH, with the protein MELPEDLKYSQEHLWVRSGNGRSVRIGFSEYAADQLREVVSIELPTAGDEVTVGDVIGEVESVKSAGDILSPVSGVVTHVNPDLDANTELVNDDPYGDGWLFEVELSDDDGLDDLLDADAYGDLIES; encoded by the coding sequence ATGGAGCTCCCCGAGGACCTCAAGTACAGCCAGGAACACCTCTGGGTCAGGTCGGGTAACGGCCGGTCCGTCCGGATCGGTTTCAGCGAGTACGCCGCCGACCAGCTGCGTGAAGTCGTGTCGATCGAGCTACCCACGGCGGGGGACGAGGTGACGGTCGGCGACGTGATCGGGGAGGTCGAGTCGGTCAAGAGCGCCGGTGACATCCTCAGCCCCGTCTCCGGCGTGGTGACTCACGTCAACCCCGACCTCGATGCGAACACCGAGCTGGTGAACGATGACCCGTACGGCGATGGCTGGCTGTTCGAGGTCGAACTGAGCGACGACGACGGCCTGGACGACCTCTTGGACGCCGACGCCTACGGCGACCTGATCGAGTCCTGA
- a CDS encoding DUF881 domain-containing protein — protein MPDEELRRRDEEPRPEDEPAAAETVQPANDDADTPAVESVDVPGDAAAVEGTQSREPGERTPAQPAAEASDVPAAEATRPDDAPAAGHSEPEPVSAPEDDVPAELGSEEPVGEQIGAEDAVVGEVPEVAAEDWSADDDHRSRASDSEEPEPEPEPEQSEPEPVPPAAGPKGSRRTFRDWLRPERSQVVVALVLAVVAFGLVTQVRARSAVDSYSSLRQSDLVGMLDGLNQESQRLQSELESLQTARSQLESGKNNEALARAQAEERLTALGILAGTIPAQGTGITITITDPQGKVKAGMILDALEEMRDAGGEVMQINGRIRVVASTWVASGSSGIVVDGQAVSTPITLDVIGDPHALEEAARFRGGLVSQITDPRVGGQVTITKSDHLTVTSLHSTEAPRFARADPSASAGTGSGG, from the coding sequence ATGCCTGACGAAGAGCTGCGCCGCCGCGACGAGGAGCCGCGTCCGGAGGACGAGCCGGCGGCCGCCGAGACGGTGCAGCCGGCGAACGACGACGCCGACACCCCGGCTGTGGAGAGCGTGGATGTCCCCGGCGATGCTGCGGCCGTCGAGGGCACTCAGTCGCGGGAGCCGGGGGAGCGTACGCCCGCCCAGCCCGCGGCTGAGGCATCCGACGTCCCTGCGGCCGAGGCGACGCGGCCCGACGATGCTCCCGCGGCAGGGCACAGCGAGCCGGAGCCCGTCAGCGCACCGGAGGACGACGTCCCTGCGGAGCTCGGTTCCGAGGAGCCGGTCGGGGAGCAGATCGGCGCGGAGGACGCCGTCGTGGGCGAGGTGCCCGAGGTCGCGGCCGAGGACTGGTCCGCGGACGACGATCACCGCTCCAGGGCGTCCGACTCCGAAGAGCCCGAGCCAGAGCCCGAGCCAGAGCAGTCCGAGCCCGAGCCGGTACCGCCTGCGGCCGGACCGAAGGGCAGCCGCCGTACCTTCCGCGACTGGTTGCGTCCGGAGCGGAGCCAGGTCGTCGTCGCACTCGTGCTCGCGGTCGTGGCGTTCGGGCTCGTCACCCAGGTCCGCGCCCGCAGTGCGGTCGACTCCTACAGCTCACTGCGTCAATCCGACCTGGTCGGCATGCTCGACGGGCTCAACCAGGAGTCCCAACGCTTGCAGAGCGAGCTGGAATCCCTGCAGACGGCGCGTAGCCAGCTGGAGTCGGGGAAGAACAACGAGGCGCTGGCTCGCGCGCAGGCCGAGGAGCGGCTGACCGCGCTCGGCATCCTCGCCGGGACCATTCCCGCCCAGGGGACCGGGATCACCATCACCATCACCGATCCGCAGGGGAAGGTGAAGGCCGGCATGATCCTCGACGCGCTCGAGGAGATGCGTGACGCCGGGGGCGAGGTCATGCAGATCAACGGCAGGATCCGTGTGGTGGCCAGCACCTGGGTCGCCAGCGGTTCCTCGGGCATCGTGGTCGACGGCCAAGCGGTGTCGACGCCCATCACCCTCGACGTGATCGGCGACCCGCACGCTCTGGAGGAGGCGGCACGGTTCCGCGGCGGACTGGTCAGTCAGATCACGGACCCGCGGGTGGGCGGGCAGGTGACCATCACCAAGTCCGACCACCTCACCGTCACCTCCCTGCACTCGACCGAGGCCCCTCGCTTCGCCCGTGCCGATCCGAGCGCCTCCGCGGGGACCGGATCGGGCGGCTGA
- a CDS encoding small basic family protein translates to MIPIIGLIAGIVLGIFFQPDVPTALQPYLPIAIIAAMDAMFGAFRAWLEGRFSDRVFVVSFFSNVLIAAMIVWVGDQIGVGSQLSTGVVVVLSIRIFTNVASIRRSIFHA, encoded by the coding sequence GTGATCCCCATCATCGGGCTCATCGCCGGTATCGTCCTCGGGATCTTCTTCCAGCCCGACGTTCCCACGGCCCTCCAGCCGTACCTGCCGATCGCCATCATCGCGGCGATGGACGCGATGTTCGGGGCGTTCCGGGCCTGGCTCGAGGGTCGTTTCAGCGACCGGGTCTTCGTCGTCTCGTTCTTCTCCAACGTCCTGATCGCCGCGATGATCGTCTGGGTCGGCGATCAGATCGGTGTCGGGTCGCAGCTCTCGACCGGCGTGGTGGTCGTGCTCAGCATCCGTATCTTCACCAACGTCGCCTCGATCAGGCGGTCGATCTTCCATGCCTGA
- a CDS encoding DUF881 domain-containing protein, which yields MDLLREIQATAVDPDYTRERAWVQGGYGHRWAQLPVFVVATMLFAMSAVMTTRAAPQVAKDRAATIAAVQAAQAQQDSLRKQIATTQSEVNALQQQGLASNAGNARIAAQLDQLSVPTGATAVTGAGIVFVVDDSPSGAADARVIDTDLQQLTNGLWQAGAEGIAVNGHRLTTLTAIRGAGDAITVDYRSLTRPYTIEVIGDPNTLQQKFISTDGGVWWNYLEKNIGIRVTVTRPKSVSLPAATRVTLRHAKGGTS from the coding sequence ATGGACCTGCTGCGCGAGATCCAGGCGACCGCCGTCGACCCGGACTACACCAGGGAGCGGGCCTGGGTGCAGGGTGGGTACGGGCATCGGTGGGCCCAGTTGCCCGTGTTCGTGGTGGCGACCATGCTCTTCGCCATGTCGGCCGTGATGACCACGCGCGCCGCTCCACAGGTCGCCAAGGACCGGGCGGCGACGATCGCCGCCGTCCAGGCCGCCCAGGCGCAGCAGGACTCCCTGCGCAAGCAGATCGCCACCACCCAGTCCGAGGTGAACGCCCTGCAGCAACAAGGCCTCGCGAGCAACGCCGGCAACGCCAGGATCGCCGCCCAGCTGGACCAGCTGTCGGTGCCGACGGGGGCGACCGCCGTGACCGGCGCCGGGATCGTCTTCGTGGTCGACGACTCGCCGTCCGGTGCCGCCGACGCTCGGGTGATCGACACCGACCTGCAGCAGCTGACCAACGGGCTGTGGCAGGCGGGGGCCGAGGGGATCGCCGTCAACGGCCATCGCCTCACCACGCTCACCGCCATCCGGGGTGCCGGTGACGCCATCACCGTCGACTATCGTTCCTTGACCAGGCCGTACACCATCGAGGTGATCGGTGACCCCAACACCCTCCAGCAGAAGTTCATCAGCACCGACGGCGGCGTCTGGTGGAACTACCTGGAGAAGAACATCGGGATCCGGGTGACGGTCACCCGGCCGAAGAGCGTGTCGCTACCCGCAGCCACCAGGGTCACGCTCCGCCACGCGAAGGGAGGCACCTCGTGA
- the lnt gene encoding apolipoprotein N-acyltransferase has protein sequence MGTVVTGPAPVRTQPAPDQWTPWWVSAAMAVAGALAMRLAFPQPGWWPLLLPGLALVLGSAAVPIRRRRAVLPIGLLSGLAFYLPLVHWASLFLGWLPWLALGTEMALWWSLGYLAIWWLHRWARTAWPGPVGTWLLTPLVTAGVWTARDAASSSWPYRGFAWGRLAQSLAWSQLLHLVTWLGLAGTGFVLCLVAAWTVPVARRLVRPGAPPSRRVLPLTALLAFVLGLVAVPAFPVATQGTIRVAGIQGGDERAGYFMGGQPGDVLAAHLRASRLIAPGTNPDVVAWPEGAAEWDPAEWPELQSRFDNLSAALGAPLLLGSSTERGGKTYQSEYVWPMTGGQREIYDKRNPVPFGEYVPDRDTYAKIAPALIGLIGRDVVPGTGDPVLSVTTRDGRTTGVGLAICYDIIDDALARESVHDGAQWLLSPTNNADFGRTDELDQQLAFARLRAVETGRALVQVSTVGHTAAFAPDGRVLARVPWYTPEAMVVDVPLSTTLTPAVRFGALLQGIGTGVGLVGLLSAAAVTQVRRHRLPGSSTASPRLSV, from the coding sequence ATGGGTACCGTCGTCACCGGTCCCGCGCCGGTGCGTACACAACCGGCCCCCGACCAATGGACACCGTGGTGGGTCTCCGCCGCGATGGCCGTGGCCGGAGCCCTGGCGATGCGTCTCGCCTTCCCCCAGCCGGGATGGTGGCCGCTACTGCTGCCCGGCCTGGCCCTCGTCCTCGGCTCGGCTGCCGTGCCGATCAGACGTCGGCGTGCCGTCCTGCCGATCGGCCTGCTCAGTGGTCTGGCGTTCTACCTGCCCCTGGTGCATTGGGCCTCGCTCTTCCTGGGCTGGCTTCCCTGGCTGGCGCTGGGCACGGAGATGGCGTTGTGGTGGAGCCTCGGCTACCTGGCGATCTGGTGGCTGCATCGCTGGGCACGCACCGCCTGGCCGGGGCCGGTAGGGACGTGGCTGCTCACGCCACTGGTCACGGCTGGCGTGTGGACCGCTCGCGACGCCGCGTCGAGTTCCTGGCCCTACCGCGGCTTCGCCTGGGGGCGGCTTGCGCAGTCGCTCGCCTGGAGCCAGCTGCTCCACCTCGTGACCTGGCTCGGGCTGGCCGGCACCGGATTCGTCCTCTGCCTCGTCGCAGCCTGGACCGTCCCGGTGGCACGCCGACTCGTCCGTCCCGGGGCGCCGCCATCGCGACGTGTCCTGCCTCTCACCGCCCTGCTGGCCTTCGTCCTGGGACTCGTCGCGGTGCCCGCCTTCCCGGTGGCCACCCAGGGGACGATCCGGGTGGCCGGCATCCAGGGCGGAGACGAACGGGCCGGCTACTTCATGGGCGGCCAACCCGGCGACGTGCTCGCCGCACACCTGAGGGCCTCCAGGCTCATCGCTCCCGGCACGAACCCCGACGTGGTGGCCTGGCCCGAAGGCGCCGCGGAATGGGATCCGGCCGAGTGGCCGGAACTGCAGAGCCGCTTCGACAACCTGTCGGCGGCGCTCGGGGCGCCGCTGCTGCTCGGATCGTCGACGGAGCGGGGCGGCAAGACCTACCAGTCCGAATACGTCTGGCCGATGACCGGGGGACAGCGCGAGATCTACGACAAGCGGAATCCGGTGCCCTTCGGGGAGTACGTCCCCGACCGCGACACGTACGCGAAGATCGCCCCGGCCCTGATCGGGCTGATCGGTCGCGACGTGGTCCCTGGGACCGGGGATCCCGTGCTGTCGGTGACGACCCGTGACGGCCGCACCACCGGGGTGGGACTGGCCATCTGCTACGACATCATCGACGACGCACTGGCCCGCGAATCGGTCCACGACGGCGCCCAATGGCTGCTCTCGCCGACGAACAACGCCGATTTCGGCCGCACCGACGAACTCGACCAGCAGCTTGCCTTCGCCCGGCTGCGCGCAGTCGAGACCGGTCGCGCGTTGGTGCAGGTCTCCACCGTCGGTCACACCGCCGCCTTTGCGCCGGACGGGCGGGTGCTGGCACGGGTGCCGTGGTACACCCCGGAGGCGATGGTGGTCGATGTCCCGCTCTCGACGACGCTGACCCCGGCCGTACGCTTCGGTGCGCTCCTGCAGGGGATCGGCACCGGTGTCGGCCTCGTCGGACTGCTGTCCGCGGCGGCCGTCACCCAGGTCCGGCGGCATCGACTCCCGGGTTCCTCGACGGCATCGCCTAGGCTGTCGGTGTGA
- the pgsA gene encoding phosphatidylinositol phosphate synthase translates to MLERFRHGWRGVMTPPARLLLRLGVHPNTVTWVGTVLLVIVAFLTVPLGLLWQGALAMGVLVMSDSVDGQMARLGGKESRYGAFLDATLDRVSDAAVMTAVMIHFARTGASPWMVGLAGWALAMGQITSYVKARAEAQGFRADVGIAARADRLVVILLGLLLAGLGVPWAAEGAVVLLALAGTVTVGQRLAAVEAQAEVLQEG, encoded by the coding sequence ATGCTCGAGCGCTTCCGCCACGGCTGGCGGGGTGTGATGACGCCCCCGGCCCGACTCCTGCTGCGCCTGGGGGTGCATCCGAACACGGTCACCTGGGTCGGGACGGTGCTCCTGGTCATCGTCGCCTTCCTCACCGTCCCGCTCGGGCTGCTCTGGCAGGGTGCCCTGGCGATGGGGGTGCTGGTGATGTCCGACTCGGTCGACGGGCAGATGGCGCGGCTCGGAGGCAAGGAGTCGCGGTACGGCGCGTTCCTCGACGCCACGCTGGACCGGGTCAGTGACGCCGCCGTGATGACCGCCGTGATGATCCATTTCGCCCGCACCGGAGCCTCCCCGTGGATGGTCGGGCTGGCGGGATGGGCCCTTGCGATGGGGCAGATCACGTCCTACGTCAAGGCCCGGGCCGAGGCGCAGGGCTTCCGGGCCGACGTCGGGATCGCCGCGCGGGCCGACCGTCTGGTCGTCATCCTGCTCGGGCTGCTGCTGGCGGGACTGGGCGTGCCGTGGGCCGCCGAGGGAGCCGTGGTGCTGCTGGCCCTCGCTGGCACGGTCACGGTCGGGCAACGACTGGCGGCCGTCGAGGCCCAGGCGGAAGTCCTGCAGGAGGGTTGA
- a CDS encoding HIT family protein produces MGVQPEHTGGPDEGLRDGQPAGGEASTEPISVDASTLAGDPDVFDRLWVAHRMAYVGGDKHPRTAAGDACPFCTAPLGSDEDGLIVHRGALAYVLLNLYPYNAGHLMVCPYRHVPDYTELTTDEVIEVAELTRTAMTVLRTVSSAQGFNLGMNQGEVAGAGIAAHLHQHVVPRWRGDANFFPIVARTKAIPQLLGQTRELLAAAWPVAPSGQDA; encoded by the coding sequence ATGGGGGTGCAGCCTGAGCACACGGGCGGGCCGGACGAGGGGCTGCGGGACGGGCAGCCGGCAGGGGGCGAGGCATCGACCGAGCCGATCAGCGTCGATGCCTCGACGCTGGCCGGCGACCCCGACGTCTTCGATCGGCTCTGGGTCGCGCATCGGATGGCCTACGTCGGTGGGGACAAGCACCCCCGGACGGCCGCCGGCGACGCCTGCCCGTTCTGCACCGCACCGCTCGGCTCTGACGAGGACGGCCTGATCGTCCACCGCGGTGCCCTGGCCTATGTCCTGCTGAACCTGTACCCCTACAACGCGGGGCACCTGATGGTGTGCCCCTACCGGCACGTCCCCGACTACACCGAGTTGACCACCGACGAGGTGATCGAGGTCGCCGAGTTGACCCGCACGGCGATGACCGTGCTGCGGACGGTGAGCAGCGCCCAGGGCTTCAACCTCGGGATGAACCAGGGGGAGGTCGCCGGAGCCGGCATCGCGGCGCACCTTCATCAGCACGTGGTTCCGCGCTGGCGGGGCGACGCGAACTTCTTCCCGATCGTGGCCCGGACCAAGGCGATTCCCCAACTGCTCGGGCAGACCCGGGAACTGCTGGCGGCGGCCTGGCCGGTGGCACCCTCGGGACAGGATGCCTGA
- a CDS encoding type 1 glutamine amidotransferase: MLVVMGSRDSSTDRSLPWLDDESRFVAAAIARGVPVMGICFGAQLLAGLTGGRVLPGAAMERGMVDVSSEQVDRVPAGPWYAHHRDEIVPPPEADVIATSAASVQAFGYGPHLGVQFHPEATEATLDVWRTSFSATAGAPTDDDAEWEADRRALQEHRIALAARTGTLVRGFVRSAQRHLADVG; encoded by the coding sequence ATGCTTGTCGTGATGGGCTCCCGCGACTCGAGTACCGACAGGAGCCTGCCCTGGCTCGACGACGAGAGTCGCTTCGTCGCCGCAGCGATCGCGCGCGGCGTACCGGTCATGGGGATCTGCTTCGGCGCCCAACTCCTCGCCGGCCTCACCGGCGGCAGGGTGCTGCCCGGAGCCGCGATGGAGCGGGGCATGGTCGACGTCAGCTCGGAACAGGTGGATCGCGTCCCGGCGGGTCCCTGGTACGCCCATCACCGCGATGAGATCGTCCCGCCGCCGGAGGCCGATGTCATCGCCACCAGTGCGGCGTCCGTCCAGGCCTTCGGCTACGGTCCGCACCTCGGGGTCCAGTTCCACCCGGAGGCCACGGAGGCGACCCTCGACGTATGGCGGACCTCGTTCAGCGCGACTGCCGGCGCGCCGACCGACGACGACGCCGAGTGGGAGGCGGATCGACGGGCCCTGCAGGAACACCGGATCGCCCTCGCCGCCCGGACCGGCACGCTGGTGCGCGGCTTCGTACGCTCCGCCCAGCGCCACCTCGCTGACGTCGGCTGA
- a CDS encoding NADPH-dependent F420 reductase: MNNVTVIGTGNVGSAVAGMLAKAGAGLQILDRDKEKAAALAGQVNGTAGTVGEALTGDVVVLAVPYPALAEIAGIYSGDLDGKTVVDVTNPVDFETFDDLVVPADSSAAAQLASLLPKANVLKAFNTTFAGVVGAGSLGGNDAVVLVAGDDNGAKETLIRLVEAGGLKGVDAGSLKRARELEALAFLQMTLAAKETISWNGGFALVK, translated from the coding sequence ATGAACAACGTCACTGTGATCGGGACCGGAAACGTCGGTTCGGCCGTCGCCGGCATGCTGGCCAAGGCCGGCGCCGGGCTGCAGATCCTCGACCGCGACAAGGAGAAGGCCGCGGCGCTCGCGGGGCAGGTGAACGGCACCGCGGGCACCGTCGGCGAGGCCCTCACCGGCGATGTCGTGGTGCTGGCTGTTCCCTACCCCGCCCTGGCCGAGATCGCCGGCATCTACTCCGGTGACCTGGACGGCAAGACCGTCGTCGACGTGACCAACCCCGTGGACTTCGAGACCTTCGACGACCTCGTCGTCCCGGCCGATTCCTCCGCGGCCGCCCAATTGGCGAGCCTCCTGCCGAAGGCCAACGTCCTGAAGGCCTTCAACACCACGTTCGCCGGAGTTGTCGGCGCTGGCTCGCTCGGCGGCAACGACGCCGTGGTGCTGGTGGCCGGTGACGACAACGGCGCCAAGGAGACCCTGATCCGCCTGGTCGAGGCCGGCGGGCTGAAGGGTGTCGACGCGGGCAGCCTCAAGCGTGCACGCGAACTGGAGGCACTCGCCTTCCTGCAAATGACCCTCGCGGCCAAGGAGACGATCTCCTGGAACGGCGGCTTCGCGCTGGTGAAGTGA